A stretch of the Clostridiales bacterium genome encodes the following:
- a CDS encoding ABC transporter ATP-binding protein yields the protein MKLRWGRWIEVARRDSIMTKPKDARGALRRMLTFLGPFRWLILLVAILCVCSNLLSLWGPNLAGSAINEAAAGPGKVNFERVWHYASRMLICYVMSSLLTISIHAIMMNVSKRAAKHMRQSVFDKLMKLPVGYFDRNQAGDIISRVSYDIDVISTCMSTDIVSILTSVVTVAGSVIMMITISLPLSAVVLFSVPAAIVYTTKMRKITQPRFVKRSKNYGIMNGFVEEMLSGQKTIQAYAYEKEVEKRFERINTEAADAYYAADYYGVTIGPTMGTINNITLSLIALIGSLLYMNGGITIGSISSFVLYSRKFSGPINEIANIINELFSALAAAERVFTLLDETEELKDRENASELHDIRGDVRLEHVRFGYDRDIPIIHDLSMQAEAGKLIAIVGPTGAGKTTIINLLMRFYDVNSGTILIDGKDIRDCTRRSVRGAYAMVLQDTWVFRGTIFDNIAYGKDNATMDEVVAAAMAAHIHPFIMRLPDGYNTIISEDGGNISKGQKQLLTIARAMLYDAPMLILDEATSNVDTSTEREIQQAMRLLMKGKTCFVIAHRLSTIQNADMILVLDKGDVVEQGTHESLMKSKGFYYRLYRSQFE from the coding sequence ATGAAACTCAGATGGGGGAGGTGGATTGAGGTGGCACGGCGAGATTCGATCATGACAAAACCGAAGGACGCACGCGGCGCACTACGGCGGATGCTGACATTCCTGGGACCGTTCCGGTGGCTTATCCTGCTTGTGGCCATCCTTTGCGTATGCTCCAACCTGCTGTCCCTCTGGGGTCCGAACCTCGCAGGATCTGCCATCAACGAAGCGGCGGCCGGCCCCGGAAAAGTCAATTTTGAACGTGTTTGGCACTATGCGTCCCGAATGCTGATCTGCTATGTGATGAGTTCCCTGCTGACAATCTCCATTCATGCCATCATGATGAATGTGTCCAAGCGGGCAGCAAAGCACATGCGACAGAGTGTGTTTGACAAGCTGATGAAGCTTCCGGTGGGTTACTTTGACCGGAACCAAGCCGGTGATATTATCAGCCGCGTGAGTTACGACATCGACGTGATTTCAACGTGCATGTCCACGGATATCGTGTCTATCCTGACCAGCGTCGTGACGGTTGCCGGATCCGTGATCATGATGATCACCATTTCCCTACCGCTATCAGCTGTCGTACTGTTCAGTGTTCCGGCCGCTATTGTGTACACCACGAAAATGCGGAAGATCACCCAGCCCCGTTTTGTGAAACGGTCCAAAAACTACGGAATCATGAACGGCTTTGTGGAAGAGATGCTGAGCGGGCAGAAAACAATCCAGGCATACGCATATGAAAAAGAAGTCGAAAAACGGTTTGAAAGGATCAATACCGAGGCCGCGGACGCATACTATGCCGCCGATTACTACGGGGTCACCATCGGGCCGACCATGGGAACCATCAACAACATAACGCTTTCCCTGATTGCACTGATCGGATCTCTGCTGTACATGAACGGCGGAATTACGATCGGCTCGATTTCATCGTTTGTGCTATATTCCCGGAAATTCTCCGGACCGATCAATGAAATCGCAAACATCATCAACGAGCTGTTTTCCGCACTTGCAGCCGCGGAACGCGTGTTTACGCTGCTGGATGAGACAGAGGAGCTAAAGGACCGGGAAAACGCCTCGGAGCTGCACGATATCCGGGGCGATGTCCGGCTGGAGCATGTGCGGTTCGGATACGACCGCGATATTCCGATTATCCATGACCTGAGTATGCAGGCAGAGGCCGGAAAACTGATCGCAATTGTCGGGCCGACCGGCGCAGGAAAGACGACCATCATCAACCTGCTGATGCGTTTTTATGACGTGAACAGCGGGACCATACTGATAGACGGAAAGGATATCCGTGACTGCACCAGGAGGAGTGTACGCGGCGCCTACGCGATGGTGCTGCAGGACACCTGGGTATTCCGCGGTACCATATTTGACAATATCGCATACGGAAAGGACAATGCAACAATGGACGAAGTTGTTGCTGCCGCGATGGCTGCACATATCCATCCGTTTATTATGCGCCTTCCGGACGGATACAATACGATCATAAGTGAGGACGGTGGGAACATTTCGAAGGGCCAGAAACAGCTGCTGACGATTGCCCGGGCCATGCTGTATGATGCCCCGATGCTGATCCTGGATGAAGCAACATCCAATGTGGATACTTCCACGGAACGGGAAATCCAGCAGGCCATGCGGCTGCTGATGAAGGGAAAAACATGCTTTGTGATTGCACACCGGCTTTCCACGATTCAAAATGCCGACATGATCCTGGTTCTCGACAAGGGAGACGTGGTTGAACAGGGAACCCATGAAAGCCTGATGAAATCCAAAGGGTTTTACTACCGTTTATACAGATCCCAGTTTGAATAA
- the dusB gene encoding tRNA dihydrouridine synthase DusB, whose amino-acid sequence MNKIRLAPMCGITDFIFRTICGELGCEIGYTEMISAMGYLCAPNQQATRELMIRGDKEKKLILQLFGRDPDTVAEAARRIESLGIYDGIDLNMGCPARKVASSGEGSGLLRTPDIARNMMEKTVRAVSLPVSVKMRLGWDSEHICAAEYAKMAEDAGIREITVHGRTKEQQYSGKADWEAISQVKQAVHIPVIGNGDIFTPEEAVKRLAESGADGIMIGRGVMGNPWIFRGIQQLLTGKSLQPVTLQERYEMIRKHSDAMRSHLPEHIAVREMRKHIGWYIHGLRGAAAVRAKINLCDDPDETERILEKFFSGLTE is encoded by the coding sequence ATGAATAAGATCCGACTTGCTCCCATGTGCGGGATTACCGATTTCATTTTCCGGACAATCTGCGGTGAACTCGGATGTGAAATCGGATATACTGAGATGATCAGTGCGATGGGTTATCTTTGTGCCCCGAACCAGCAGGCCACCCGGGAGCTGATGATCCGGGGGGATAAAGAGAAAAAACTGATTCTGCAGCTTTTTGGCCGTGACCCGGATACCGTTGCTGAAGCTGCAAGGAGAATCGAATCACTGGGCATTTATGATGGGATTGACCTGAACATGGGATGCCCAGCGAGAAAAGTTGCATCTTCCGGAGAGGGCAGTGGGCTGCTGCGAACCCCCGATATTGCCCGGAACATGATGGAAAAAACGGTCCGGGCTGTTTCTCTTCCCGTATCTGTGAAAATGCGGCTTGGATGGGATTCGGAACACATCTGTGCCGCAGAATACGCAAAAATGGCAGAAGACGCCGGAATCCGGGAAATCACCGTTCACGGGAGGACCAAAGAACAGCAATACAGCGGAAAAGCCGATTGGGAAGCCATTTCGCAGGTAAAACAGGCTGTGCATATTCCGGTCATCGGAAACGGAGATATTTTTACCCCGGAAGAAGCTGTAAAAAGGCTTGCGGAATCCGGCGCCGACGGAATCATGATCGGGAGGGGTGTCATGGGAAATCCATGGATATTCCGCGGAATCCAGCAGCTTTTGACCGGTAAGTCTCTCCAGCCCGTTACTCTGCAGGAACGATATGAAATGATCCGGAAGCATTCAGATGCGATGAGATCCCATCTTCCGGAGCATATTGCCGTACGGGAAATGCGAAAGCATATCGGGTGGTACATTCACGGACTGCGCGGAGCTGCTGCAGTCCGCGCCAAAATTAACCTTTGTGATGATCCGGACGAAA
- a CDS encoding PaaI family thioesterase — MIRGTGTFESLDAARKFFAGDLYASESGIRIDELNDGNAVCSFEITEHHRNADGGVMGGAIFTLIDFSFAVASSSIHHPTVAQQVSVNYLNRPKGKILTAKAECRKDGRSSCVYIVNVADETGREIATALMTGFKLRRQDE, encoded by the coding sequence ATGATCCGCGGAACAGGCACATTTGAATCACTGGATGCAGCAAGGAAATTTTTTGCCGGAGACCTGTACGCTTCGGAAAGCGGAATCCGGATTGATGAGTTAAATGACGGCAATGCAGTATGCAGTTTTGAAATCACGGAACATCACCGGAATGCTGATGGGGGTGTAATGGGAGGCGCGATTTTTACGCTGATTGATTTTTCCTTTGCTGTTGCAAGTTCCAGCATTCACCATCCAACGGTTGCGCAACAGGTCAGTGTAAACTACCTGAACCGGCCCAAAGGGAAAATACTGACGGCAAAGGCAGAATGCAGGAAGGACGGAAGGAGCAGCTGCGTTTATATTGTGAATGTTGCCGATGAAACCGGACGTGAAATCGCAACTGCCCTGATGACCGGATTCAAGCTGCGCAGACAGGACGAATAA